The Sorangiineae bacterium MSr11367 genome window below encodes:
- a CDS encoding acyltransferase domain-containing protein, with protein MSSTREEKLADYLKRLTHELHASETRVRKLEGKSREPIAIVAIGCRYPGGVRSPEDLWELLREGRDVISTFPENRGWNVDALYDPDPDTRGKSYTRQGGFLHDADLFDAGFFGISPREALTTDPQQRLLLETSWEAFERAGIDPVSLRASQTGVFVGAMYNEYGARVLQAADDLEGHIVIGTSPSVASGRIAYTFGLHGPTVTVDTACSSSMVAIHLACQALRQDECALALAGGVTVMATPGGFVAFSRQRALAPDGRCKSFAAEADGAAWSEGAGMLLLERLSDAQRQGHPVLAVIRGSAVNQDGKSQGLTAPNGPAQERVILQALQNAGLSAKDVGAVEAHGTGTTLGDPIEAHALLATYGKAHSDDAPLWLGSLKSNLGHPQAAAGVGGVIKMVLALQHGLLPKTLHAGNASPHIDWSRGAVRLLTEARPWEPMGQSRRAGISSFGMSGTNVHVIVEEAPRVSSPADPELASVPALVPVLLSAKSERALLAQAVRLREHLVAHSELALVDVAYSLATTRAHFEHRAVVLVRDRAELLAALESVTDHPNTVVGRSRTGRKLGVLFTGQGSQQAGMGRALYEAFPSFRDALDAVFAHIDPHLERPLREILFAAQGSRDAALIDETRYTQPALFALEVALFRLLEAWGVEPKLLLGHSIGELAAAHVSGVLNLPDACTLVAARARLMQALPGNGAMVVVQATESEVEEVLARLGEGTAVIAALNAPSATVLSGDEDAVLEVAAEFSALGRMTRRLRVSHAFHSPHMDGMLEPFERMAQGLDFQPARIPVVSNLTGARATDEELGSPAYWVRHVRHAVRFVDGLRTLLAEDISVFLELGPHGVLSALGQDAVAKDDLGRVFLPALRRGRDDAASWLGALGGLHANGIHVDWNAFFAPYAPRRVSLPTYAFQREHFWLHMPATPDEAPPVRDFWTAIEDANLDAVARALNLDDAAARASLEALLPALATFSRAARPRPAAIVTDVASPAAEVEQPTLQLHARPPLATPYVAPAGEIECVLAEAWGQILGIREVGVEDDFFDLGGNSLIAGQVLARLKEAFPVQIRFDLFFANRTIAALAPRVEELLIAALDELPDAEVERLLAS; from the coding sequence ATGTCATCGACCCGTGAAGAGAAGCTCGCCGACTACCTGAAACGACTCACCCACGAGCTCCACGCCAGCGAAACGCGGGTGCGCAAGCTCGAGGGCAAGTCGCGCGAGCCCATCGCCATCGTGGCCATCGGCTGCCGCTACCCGGGCGGCGTGCGATCGCCGGAGGACCTCTGGGAACTGCTGCGCGAGGGGCGCGACGTCATCTCCACCTTTCCCGAGAACCGCGGCTGGAACGTGGACGCACTCTACGATCCGGACCCCGACACGCGCGGCAAAAGCTACACGCGGCAAGGCGGCTTCCTGCACGATGCGGATCTCTTCGATGCCGGCTTCTTCGGCATCAGCCCGCGCGAGGCGCTCACCACCGATCCGCAGCAGCGACTCCTGCTCGAGACGTCCTGGGAGGCCTTCGAGCGCGCGGGCATCGACCCGGTGTCGCTCCGCGCCTCGCAGACCGGTGTCTTCGTCGGTGCCATGTACAACGAGTACGGCGCGCGCGTGCTGCAGGCGGCCGACGATCTGGAAGGGCACATCGTCATCGGCACCTCGCCCAGCGTCGCATCAGGGCGCATCGCCTACACCTTCGGGTTGCACGGCCCGACGGTAACCGTCGATACGGCCTGCAGCTCCTCGATGGTGGCCATCCACCTCGCTTGCCAAGCATTGCGGCAAGACGAGTGCGCGCTCGCGCTCGCCGGCGGCGTCACCGTCATGGCCACACCAGGTGGGTTCGTCGCGTTCAGTCGGCAGCGCGCCCTCGCCCCCGATGGCCGTTGCAAGTCGTTCGCCGCGGAGGCCGACGGTGCCGCATGGTCCGAGGGCGCCGGCATGCTTCTCCTCGAGCGCCTCTCCGATGCCCAGCGCCAGGGACATCCGGTGCTCGCGGTGATCCGCGGCTCGGCGGTCAATCAAGATGGCAAGAGCCAGGGCCTCACCGCCCCCAACGGCCCCGCGCAAGAACGGGTCATCCTGCAGGCGCTCCAAAACGCGGGCCTCTCGGCCAAGGACGTGGGCGCCGTCGAGGCTCATGGAACGGGGACCACCTTGGGCGATCCCATCGAGGCCCACGCGCTCTTGGCGACCTACGGCAAGGCGCACTCCGACGATGCCCCGCTCTGGCTGGGGAGCCTCAAGTCCAACCTCGGGCATCCGCAAGCGGCGGCCGGGGTCGGCGGCGTCATCAAGATGGTGCTCGCCTTGCAACATGGCCTATTGCCCAAAACGCTGCACGCCGGGAATGCCTCGCCCCACATCGACTGGTCGCGCGGTGCCGTCCGGCTCTTGACCGAGGCCAGGCCCTGGGAGCCCATGGGCCAGAGCCGGCGCGCGGGCATCTCGTCGTTCGGCATGTCCGGGACGAACGTCCACGTCATCGTGGAGGAGGCGCCGCGCGTTTCCTCGCCCGCCGACCCCGAGCTCGCCAGCGTGCCGGCGCTGGTGCCGGTGTTGCTCTCGGCCAAGAGCGAGCGAGCGCTGCTCGCGCAGGCGGTGCGTCTTCGCGAACACCTCGTGGCGCATTCCGAGCTCGCGTTGGTCGACGTGGCCTACTCGCTGGCCACGACGCGCGCGCATTTCGAACATCGCGCCGTCGTGCTCGTTCGCGACCGCGCGGAGCTCCTCGCAGCGCTCGAGTCGGTGACGGACCATCCGAACACCGTCGTCGGCCGAAGCCGTACGGGACGCAAGCTCGGGGTGCTCTTCACCGGCCAGGGCAGCCAGCAGGCTGGCATGGGGCGGGCGCTCTACGAGGCATTCCCCAGCTTCCGCGACGCGCTCGATGCGGTCTTCGCGCACATCGATCCGCATCTCGAGCGGCCGCTCCGCGAGATCCTGTTCGCCGCGCAAGGCTCCCGCGATGCGGCGCTGATCGACGAGACCCGCTATACGCAGCCGGCGCTGTTTGCCTTGGAGGTGGCGCTGTTTCGGTTGCTCGAAGCGTGGGGCGTCGAGCCCAAGCTGCTCCTCGGGCATTCCATCGGCGAGCTCGCGGCAGCGCACGTCTCCGGGGTGCTGAACCTCCCCGACGCGTGCACCCTCGTGGCCGCACGCGCGCGGCTGATGCAGGCGCTGCCGGGAAACGGCGCCATGGTCGTCGTGCAGGCCACGGAAAGCGAGGTCGAGGAAGTGCTCGCCCGTCTCGGGGAGGGCACCGCGGTCATCGCCGCGCTCAATGCGCCGTCCGCCACGGTCCTCTCCGGCGACGAGGACGCCGTTCTGGAAGTTGCCGCGGAGTTTTCCGCGCTCGGGCGCATGACCCGCCGCTTGCGCGTGAGCCACGCGTTTCACTCGCCGCACATGGACGGCATGCTCGAGCCCTTCGAGCGCATGGCCCAGGGGCTCGACTTTCAGCCCGCGCGCATCCCCGTCGTGTCGAACCTCACGGGTGCGCGCGCGACGGACGAGGAGCTCGGCTCGCCCGCGTACTGGGTGCGGCACGTGCGGCATGCGGTGCGCTTCGTCGATGGCCTGCGCACCCTGCTGGCCGAAGACATCTCCGTCTTTCTCGAGCTCGGCCCGCACGGCGTGCTCTCGGCCCTCGGGCAAGATGCCGTCGCCAAAGACGATCTCGGCCGCGTGTTTCTTCCGGCGCTGCGCCGAGGCCGCGACGACGCCGCCTCGTGGCTCGGGGCGCTGGGCGGACTGCACGCGAACGGCATTCACGTCGATTGGAATGCCTTCTTCGCCCCATACGCACCGCGGCGCGTTTCGTTGCCGACGTACGCCTTTCAGCGCGAGCACTTTTGGCTCCACATGCCCGCCACGCCGGACGAGGCACCGCCCGTGCGCGACTTCTGGACGGCCATCGAGGACGCGAACCTCGATGCGGTCGCCCGCGCCTTGAACCTCGACGACGCCGCCGCACGCGCTTCGCTGGAGGCGCTTCTTCCGGCGCTCGCCACCTTCTCGCGCGCCGCGCGCCCGCGTCCTGCGGCCATCGTGACCGACGTCGCCAGCCCCGCCGCGGAGGTGGAGCAACCCACCTTGCAGCTCCATGCTCGCCCGCCTCTGGCGACGCCGTACGTGGCACCGGCCGGCGAGATCGAGTGCGTGCTCGCCGAAGCGTGGGGGCAGATTCTCGGCATCCGCGAGGTCGGCGTCGAGGACGACTTCTTCGACCTGGGCGGCAATTCGCTCATCGCGGGGCAAGTGCTCGCGAGGCTCAAGGAAGCCTTCCCCGTGCAGATTCGTTTCGACCTCTTTTTCGCCAACCGCACCATCGCCGCACTGGCTCCCCGGGTCGAGGAGCTCCTCATCGCGGCACTCGACGAGCTCCCGGACGCCGAAGTGGAACGGCTCCTGGCGTCCTGA